The following coding sequences are from one Gemmatimonadales bacterium window:
- a CDS encoding M14 family zinc carboxypeptidase produces MNAVASMLWRARSAVVVVVLGLLTAFPAHLVAQQMATETRDSHQAQDAEFAAKYREWTGDAKYGSPLVDHLPTVKGIPSPRDVLGYDVGAPKKLTYYADMLKYYRALAKATPRVKVETIGTSDEGRELVVIWVSSDENMKHLQQNRTNLGKLADPRGLTDEQIQQLIAGTKPQYHLFGGLHSGETGPSEMLMELVYRLATETSPLITQIRNNVYVSVTPAADADGRDRNVDWFYHGLDVTAQMAADSAARAGRAANAPGDSAQRGGRGGGAGGRGGAPGGGRGGGAGALPYWGKYVFHDNNRDINLSLIQMRDIADWYFTAHPPIMHDLHESESLMYDYSGGPPQNPNLDPILFSELPWYANFEMAQMTKWGMPGVYDFAFMDGWSPGYLGSIAYNHNGMMKMYETQSGRDVERPAARRDSTTTVARSDSSVRRDSAAAGAAGGRGERGGRGGRGGTPTTGASANGLEETNIATPAGRGVAGGGRGGPAAGTGGTFGGRESAPPSGKGGSQDREWYRGLPIPPDAIANFSRRDNTNYMETGVLSALQLTAAFPNVVVQNFYIKSKNSIDDWRTHGPAAYVIPARPDMTRAAQLVNVLRIQGVEVGVATEPVKVGDSTYAAGSYVIKRNQPYGRLVKNLLEKQVFPDPRLTTYDDSGWSMGLEMLVDVVPVADSSILGAPVTPVTWAKVTGTVRGNGTVAIAVADYGSNNMIALRYRLKNVPMKIAEESFSVNNVTMPAGSFVIADATDAAAIRAAIDSLGLTAANLDAMPTVPMHDANVPRVAIYSQWNSTQDLGWYRLTFDNYHIPYDLIFKERVAKGDLKKDYDVIVMADQNINKQAVMQKAAARPQPYEKSDKYQFLGMYGSTHDMSGGFGQPGVDAFQQFLDQGGTLVAIGQAVHFPIDFGWARTTDTSNVPGLTSQNPIVTGEIVNHKSPIFYGYDKTMIPIKYVGGPSLRVGTADEGNVLARYEGGDASVLSGLMVGADALKGRAFAVDVPGAYNGHGRVVLFTNNPIYRWQNHGEFNMVFNAVMNWDDEVAAKPVP; encoded by the coding sequence GTGAACGCTGTCGCGTCAATGCTCTGGCGTGCCCGGAGCGCCGTTGTCGTGGTCGTCCTGGGCCTCCTGACTGCATTCCCTGCCCACCTCGTGGCCCAGCAGATGGCCACCGAAACCCGCGATTCTCACCAGGCGCAGGACGCCGAGTTCGCGGCGAAGTATCGGGAGTGGACTGGGGATGCGAAGTACGGGTCGCCGCTCGTGGACCATCTCCCCACGGTCAAGGGAATCCCCTCCCCGCGAGACGTCCTGGGCTATGACGTCGGGGCACCGAAGAAGCTCACCTATTACGCCGATATGCTGAAGTACTACCGGGCGCTCGCCAAGGCGACGCCGCGGGTCAAGGTCGAGACGATCGGCACCTCAGATGAAGGGCGCGAGCTCGTGGTCATCTGGGTGTCGTCGGACGAGAACATGAAGCACCTGCAACAGAACCGCACCAACCTCGGCAAGCTCGCTGATCCGCGCGGACTGACCGATGAACAGATCCAGCAGTTGATCGCCGGGACCAAGCCGCAATACCACCTCTTCGGCGGCCTCCACAGCGGCGAAACCGGCCCGTCGGAGATGCTGATGGAGCTCGTCTACCGCCTCGCGACCGAGACGTCGCCGCTGATCACCCAGATCCGCAACAACGTGTATGTGTCGGTTACGCCGGCCGCGGATGCCGACGGCCGCGACCGCAACGTCGACTGGTTCTACCACGGGCTCGATGTGACGGCGCAGATGGCTGCCGACAGCGCGGCGCGAGCGGGCCGTGCTGCGAACGCGCCGGGCGACAGCGCTCAACGCGGTGGCCGCGGCGGCGGCGCCGGCGGAAGAGGTGGAGCACCAGGCGGTGGCCGCGGTGGCGGCGCCGGCGCACTCCCCTACTGGGGGAAGTACGTCTTCCACGACAACAACCGGGATATCAACCTGTCGCTGATCCAGATGCGCGACATCGCCGACTGGTACTTCACTGCGCATCCGCCGATCATGCACGACCTGCATGAATCCGAATCGCTGATGTACGACTACAGCGGCGGTCCGCCGCAGAATCCCAACCTCGATCCGATTCTCTTCTCCGAGTTGCCGTGGTACGCCAACTTCGAGATGGCACAGATGACCAAATGGGGGATGCCCGGCGTCTACGACTTCGCCTTCATGGACGGCTGGTCGCCAGGGTATCTCGGCTCGATCGCGTACAACCACAATGGCATGATGAAGATGTACGAAACGCAGTCGGGACGGGACGTCGAGCGTCCCGCCGCGCGGCGGGACAGCACGACGACGGTCGCTCGCAGCGACAGTAGTGTTCGCCGGGACAGTGCAGCGGCGGGAGCGGCAGGCGGCAGAGGTGAACGCGGAGGACGCGGAGGACGCGGAGGCACGCCCACAACCGGAGCCTCGGCCAACGGCCTCGAAGAAACCAACATCGCGACGCCGGCCGGTCGCGGCGTGGCGGGCGGTGGGCGTGGTGGTCCAGCCGCTGGCACAGGTGGAACGTTCGGCGGTCGGGAATCCGCGCCGCCGAGTGGGAAGGGCGGCTCACAGGATCGCGAGTGGTATCGCGGGCTCCCGATTCCACCCGACGCAATCGCCAACTTCAGCCGCCGCGACAACACCAACTACATGGAAACCGGAGTCCTGTCTGCGCTCCAGCTGACCGCAGCGTTCCCGAACGTCGTGGTGCAGAACTTCTACATCAAGTCGAAGAATTCGATCGACGACTGGCGCACGCACGGCCCGGCGGCGTATGTCATTCCCGCTCGCCCAGACATGACGCGCGCCGCGCAGCTGGTGAACGTGCTGCGCATCCAGGGCGTTGAGGTCGGCGTGGCAACCGAGCCGGTGAAGGTTGGCGACTCCACGTATGCCGCCGGATCGTACGTCATCAAGCGGAACCAGCCGTACGGGCGGCTCGTCAAGAATCTCCTGGAAAAGCAGGTCTTCCCCGATCCGAGACTCACCACGTACGACGACAGCGGCTGGTCGATGGGACTGGAGATGCTGGTCGACGTCGTGCCCGTGGCCGATTCGTCGATTCTCGGGGCTCCCGTCACGCCGGTCACGTGGGCCAAGGTCACCGGGACGGTGCGCGGCAACGGCACGGTGGCGATTGCGGTCGCTGACTACGGATCGAACAACATGATCGCGTTGCGGTACCGGCTGAAGAACGTTCCGATGAAGATCGCCGAGGAGTCGTTCAGCGTGAACAACGTCACGATGCCGGCCGGGTCCTTCGTCATTGCCGATGCGACCGATGCCGCTGCGATCCGCGCCGCCATCGACTCCCTCGGCCTCACCGCGGCCAACCTCGATGCGATGCCAACGGTGCCGATGCATGACGCCAACGTGCCGCGCGTCGCGATCTACTCCCAGTGGAACAGCACCCAGGATCTCGGCTGGTATCGCCTGACGTTCGACAACTATCACATTCCGTACGACCTGATCTTCAAGGAGCGGGTGGCGAAAGGCGACCTCAAGAAGGACTACGATGTCATCGTGATGGCCGACCAGAACATCAACAAGCAAGCGGTAATGCAGAAGGCCGCCGCGCGCCCGCAACCTTACGAGAAAAGCGACAAGTATCAGTTCCTCGGGATGTACGGGTCGACACATGACATGAGTGGCGGATTCGGCCAGCCGGGCGTCGATGCCTTCCAGCAGTTCCTCGATCAGGGAGGGACGCTGGTCGCGATCGGCCAGGCGGTGCACTTTCCGATCGACTTCGGGTGGGCGCGGACCACCGACACCAGCAATGTCCCGGGGCTCACGTCACAGAATCCGATCGTCACGGGCGAGATCGTCAATCACAAGTCGCCGATCTTCTACGGCTACGACAAGACCATGATCCCGATCAAGTACGTTGGGGGACCATCCTTGCGGGTCGGCACGGCAGACGAAGGCAACGTGCTGGCGCGCTACGAGGGCGGCGACGCGTCCGTGTTGTCGGGATTGATGGTCGGCGCCGATGCGCTCAAGGGGCGGGCATTTGCGGTCGACGTCCCCGGGGCGTACAACGGCCACGGCCGCGTGGTGCTCTTCACCAACAACCCGATCTATCGCTGGCAGAACCACGGCGAATTCAACATGGTCTTCAACGCCGTGATGAACTGGGATGACGAGGTCGCGGCCAAGCCAGTGCCGTAG
- a CDS encoding DNA-3-methyladenine glycosylase I, which produces MPRPTDTPRCTWARKELDIAYHDREWGVPVHDDTRFFEFLTLEGAQAGLSWSTILAKRDNYREAFSEWDVAKVARYTPARVERLMQNPGIVRNRLKIESTVSNARAFLVVQREFASFDRYIWQFVDGAPRQERRRGHGDVPASTPQSDAMSKDLKRRGFRFVGTTICYAFMQATGLVNDHLVSCFRYRELGVGGRAASR; this is translated from the coding sequence ATGCCGCGACCGACTGACACACCGCGCTGCACCTGGGCGCGCAAGGAACTCGATATCGCGTACCACGATCGGGAGTGGGGCGTTCCCGTGCATGACGACACGCGGTTCTTCGAGTTTCTTACCCTCGAGGGCGCACAGGCCGGCCTGAGCTGGTCAACGATCCTCGCCAAGCGCGACAACTACCGTGAGGCGTTCAGCGAGTGGGACGTGGCGAAGGTTGCCCGCTACACGCCGGCGAGAGTCGAACGGCTGATGCAGAATCCCGGGATCGTCCGCAACCGGCTCAAGATCGAAAGCACCGTCTCGAATGCCCGTGCCTTCCTCGTCGTGCAGCGCGAGTTCGCATCGTTCGACCGGTACATCTGGCAGTTCGTCGATGGTGCGCCGCGTCAGGAGCGGCGGCGTGGTCACGGCGACGTCCCCGCGAGCACCCCGCAATCGGATGCGATGAGCAAGGATCTCAAGCGGCGGGGATTCCGTTTTGTCGGCACGACGATCTGCTACGCCTTCATGCAGGCGACAGGGCTGGTCAACGATCACCTGGTCAGCTGTTTCAGGTATCGGGAGCTGGGTGTGGGGGGGCGGGCCGCAAGTCGATGA
- a CDS encoding DUF305 domain-containing protein, producing MTHPAAAQAHDYTAADVQFMQGMIYHHAQAVAMAGWANTHGASQQVALFCKKVALTQESEIKLMQGWLLERHLDAPDPLGYLHHDTASTSMAGMNMPGMSKGAMDMSMHMMPGMLTPDQMALLDASRGATFDQLFLTFMIQHHEGALGMVQSLFDADAGQQADIFAFANTVQADQSAEIRVMQGMLSAYTKE from the coding sequence GTGACTCATCCTGCCGCAGCACAAGCCCACGACTACACCGCAGCCGACGTCCAGTTCATGCAGGGAATGATCTACCATCACGCGCAGGCCGTGGCGATGGCCGGTTGGGCCAACACCCACGGCGCCAGCCAGCAGGTCGCGCTTTTCTGCAAGAAGGTGGCGCTGACCCAGGAGAGCGAGATCAAGCTCATGCAGGGATGGCTCCTGGAGCGCCACCTCGACGCCCCCGATCCTCTTGGCTACCTCCATCACGATACCGCATCGACGTCGATGGCAGGGATGAACATGCCGGGGATGAGCAAAGGCGCCATGGACATGAGCATGCACATGATGCCCGGGATGCTCACCCCCGATCAGATGGCCCTCCTCGATGCGTCGCGGGGCGCCACCTTCGACCAGCTCTTCCTGACCTTCATGATCCAGCACCACGAGGGCGCGCTCGGCATGGTGCAGTCGCTCTTCGACGCCGACGCCGGCCAGCAAGCCGATATCTTCGCCTTTGCCAATACTGTGCAGGCCGATCAGTCGGCCGAGATTCGCGTCATGCAGGGAATGTTGTCCGCCTACACCAAGGAGTAG
- the dut gene encoding dUTP diphosphatase, which translates to MTDTLTVLITRLPHGAGLPLPARATAGAAGMDIVSAVDVTIEAGARELVPTGFAVAVPHGYELQLRPRSGLALKHGISLPNSPATVDSDYRGEIRVILINHGDAAFEIRRGERIAQLLVQRVEPVVFHEVSELPATDRGGGGFGSTGR; encoded by the coding sequence GTGACTGACACGCTCACCGTCCTCATCACCCGGCTCCCTCACGGCGCCGGGTTGCCGCTCCCGGCACGCGCCACGGCTGGTGCCGCCGGCATGGACATCGTGTCGGCCGTCGACGTCACCATCGAGGCGGGGGCGCGAGAGCTCGTGCCGACCGGGTTCGCCGTTGCCGTTCCGCACGGATACGAGCTGCAACTCCGTCCGCGATCGGGATTGGCGCTCAAGCACGGCATCTCGCTTCCCAACTCGCCCGCCACGGTCGATAGCGACTATCGCGGCGAGATTCGCGTCATCCTGATCAATCACGGTGATGCGGCGTTCGAGATCCGTCGGGGTGAACGGATCGCGCAGCTGCTGGTGCAACGCGTGGAACCGGTGGTCTTTCACGAGGTCAGCGAATTGCCGGCGACCGATCGGGGCGGCGGCGGATTCGGAAGCACTGGGCGGTAG
- the ald gene encoding alanine dehydrogenase: protein MLIGVPKEIKTNENRVGLVPAGVEALVREGHQVLVETGAGLGSGFADDAYAAAGATISPSADDTWARAEMIIKVKEPISVEWPRMKKGQVMYTYFHFAADEPLTRAVMKSGAIAVAYETVQLPGGQLPLLTPMSEVAGRLAVQEGAKYNEKLFGGRGVLLGGVPGVPPAKVVIIGGGVVGINSAKMAAGLGANVTILDTSLDRLRYLNEVLPANVNTVFSNRHTILEAIRDADLLIGAVLIPGKKAPHLVTRADLGIMQKGAVIVDVAVDQGGCVETIKPTTHEDPTYFVDGILHYAVANMPGAVPRTSTLALTNATLPYAIQLARHGWKEACKRDGALKLGLNVVDGKIVYGGVAEAFGLPSTNVDTVL from the coding sequence ATGCTGATCGGAGTTCCCAAGGAGATCAAGACCAACGAGAACCGCGTCGGTCTCGTTCCCGCCGGCGTCGAAGCGCTGGTTCGCGAAGGTCATCAGGTGCTGGTCGAAACCGGCGCCGGGCTCGGCAGTGGATTTGCCGACGATGCCTACGCCGCGGCGGGCGCCACGATCTCACCGAGCGCCGATGATACCTGGGCGCGCGCCGAGATGATCATCAAGGTCAAGGAGCCGATCAGCGTCGAGTGGCCGCGGATGAAAAAGGGGCAGGTGATGTACACCTACTTCCATTTCGCCGCCGATGAACCGCTCACGCGCGCAGTGATGAAGTCGGGAGCGATCGCGGTCGCATACGAGACGGTGCAGCTGCCCGGCGGCCAGCTGCCGTTGCTCACGCCAATGTCCGAGGTCGCCGGTCGTCTCGCGGTGCAGGAAGGCGCCAAGTACAACGAGAAGCTCTTCGGTGGCCGCGGCGTGCTGCTGGGCGGCGTGCCAGGTGTTCCGCCCGCGAAGGTGGTCATCATCGGCGGCGGCGTGGTCGGAATCAATTCGGCCAAGATGGCCGCCGGGCTCGGCGCCAACGTCACCATCCTCGACACGTCGCTCGACCGGTTGCGCTATCTCAACGAGGTACTCCCGGCGAACGTGAACACCGTCTTCTCCAACCGTCACACCATCCTCGAGGCGATCCGCGATGCCGACCTGCTGATCGGTGCGGTGCTGATTCCGGGGAAGAAGGCGCCGCATCTCGTCACGCGCGCCGATCTCGGCATCATGCAGAAGGGCGCCGTGATCGTCGACGTTGCGGTCGATCAGGGCGGCTGCGTCGAGACGATCAAGCCGACGACGCACGAGGACCCGACCTACTTCGTCGACGGGATCCTTCACTACGCCGTGGCGAACATGCCCGGCGCCGTGCCGCGCACCTCGACGCTCGCGCTCACCAACGCCACGCTGCCGTACGCGATCCAGCTGGCGCGGCACGGGTGGAAGGAAGCGTGCAAGCGCGACGGCGCCCTCAAGCTGGGTCTCAACGTGGTCGACGGAAAAATCGTCTACGGCGGTGTTGCCGAAGCGTTCGGGCTGCCCTCGACCAATGTCGACACGGTCCTGTAG
- a CDS encoding pitrilysin family protein, whose amino-acid sequence MSDRSQGRTVQLDDALFRTDCRNGLVVVTERLPGVRSAAAGIWVRTASGHEPRARMGVSHLLEHLVFKGTERRTAREIALSLESRGGSLDAFTSRDHTGFQAHVLDADLPLAVDVLTDLVRRPLLRDADLVLERNVVLEELNGVLDTPDDLVGELWNEVLWPDHPYGYSILGTPETVNDIGVGDLRDVHQHGYYPGNAVISVAGRIEHEQVLDLLEGEGWMAGEPRAPRAGVLPATASRGVTRREERDLQQVHAIVGTDTVDAADDRRWGLALLTAVIGGGMSSRLFQRVREELGLCYAIHAWHASYRAAGVFGIYVGTQPSTADQALTVIADELATVSRDGIPADELRDAKGQLKGSVMLALESTVSRMNRLAVHVLNDERYRSIDEVLRLVDGVTLEETSALAAHFLPPERMTTVRLGPA is encoded by the coding sequence GTGAGCGATCGTTCGCAGGGGCGCACCGTCCAGCTTGACGACGCGCTTTTTCGGACCGATTGCCGCAATGGCCTCGTCGTGGTGACCGAACGCCTTCCGGGCGTCCGGTCTGCCGCGGCGGGGATCTGGGTTCGCACCGCAAGCGGCCACGAGCCGCGCGCGCGCATGGGTGTTTCTCACCTCCTCGAACATCTCGTCTTCAAGGGCACCGAACGGCGGACGGCGCGCGAGATTGCGCTGTCGCTCGAATCGCGCGGCGGTTCGCTCGATGCGTTCACCTCGCGCGATCACACCGGGTTCCAGGCGCACGTGCTCGATGCCGACCTGCCGCTCGCCGTCGATGTCCTCACCGACCTGGTGCGCCGCCCGCTGCTGCGCGACGCCGATCTCGTGCTCGAACGCAATGTCGTCCTCGAGGAATTGAACGGTGTGCTCGACACGCCGGACGATCTGGTCGGCGAGCTCTGGAATGAAGTGCTCTGGCCGGATCACCCGTACGGCTACTCGATTCTCGGCACCCCGGAAACGGTGAACGACATCGGCGTCGGCGACCTGCGCGACGTCCACCAGCATGGCTACTATCCGGGAAACGCAGTGATCTCCGTGGCCGGACGTATTGAACATGAGCAGGTACTCGACCTCCTCGAAGGCGAAGGGTGGATGGCGGGCGAACCGCGCGCTCCGCGGGCGGGAGTGCTCCCTGCCACCGCGAGCCGCGGCGTCACCAGGCGCGAAGAGCGTGACCTGCAACAGGTGCACGCCATCGTCGGGACCGATACCGTCGACGCCGCCGACGATCGCCGCTGGGGGCTCGCGCTGCTGACGGCGGTGATCGGCGGCGGGATGTCGAGCCGCCTCTTTCAGCGGGTCCGCGAAGAACTCGGCCTCTGTTACGCGATTCACGCCTGGCACGCGTCGTATCGCGCCGCTGGCGTCTTCGGCATCTATGTCGGCACACAACCATCGACGGCCGATCAGGCGCTCACCGTCATTGCCGACGAGCTCGCCACTGTCTCGCGCGACGGGATCCCGGCGGATGAGCTGCGTGATGCCAAGGGCCAGCTCAAGGGCAGCGTGATGCTGGCGCTGGAAAGCACGGTGAGCCGGATGAACCGTCTTGCCGTGCACGTCCTGAACGACGAGCGGTACCGTTCGATCGACGAGGTGCTCCGCCTCGTCGACGGCGTGACTCTGGAGGAAACCTCGGCGCTTGCCGCGCACTTCCTCCCCCCGGAGCGCATGACGACCGTCCGGCTCGGGCCGGCTTGA
- the pnp gene encoding polyribonucleotide nucleotidyltransferase: MQRIETQFAGRPMVIETGRLAKQAAGSVLIQFGETVVLAAVTVSPNISTLPFFPLTVEYREKQYAAGKIPGGWLKREGRPSDGEILSARVIDRSIRPLFPEGFKNEVQVFVTVISADQENDADVLGVFAASAALSLSEVPWSGPIAAVRVGRIEDKWVLNPTFQQLEFSSLDMIVSGSADSILMVEGGALEISEAQVVEALQVAQHGIRELVKHTTDLVAKNAQPKMQWAPVAKDEALVKRVRALAEKSMAKAMNAKDKAGRSEGLATVRKDVVAGLAEEFPDRAKEIAGELEDVEYRVMREQILTKGERVDGRDGDTIRPITVEAHVLPRPHGSALFTRGETQALVVTTLGTADDEQKLDGINVAGLHTKSFMLHYNFPPYSTGEVKPMRGTSRREIGHGALAERALQPLLPHFEDFPYTIRLVSEVLESNGSSSMATVCGGSLALMDAGVPIKSACAGVAMGLIKEGDRIAILTDILGTEDHLGDMDFKVAGTESGITSIQMDIKIEGMSLDIMRDALEKARKGRLHILGEMNKVLPTHRAEMSPWAPRIITIQIKPDKIGDVIGPKGKTIRGIQDASGAKVNIDDTGLVTIAAVGAEAGSKAREMVMAIVAEPIVGTVYEGPVKSITAFGAFIEIMPGVEGLLHISELDHKRVEKTEDVVKKGDIVQVKLLEVDERGRMRLSRKALIPKP; the protein is encoded by the coding sequence GTGCAGCGCATTGAAACGCAGTTCGCGGGGCGGCCCATGGTCATCGAGACCGGCCGCCTCGCCAAGCAGGCCGCAGGGTCGGTTCTCATCCAGTTCGGAGAAACCGTTGTCCTCGCCGCCGTCACCGTCTCTCCCAACATCTCCACCCTTCCGTTCTTTCCGCTCACGGTCGAATACCGCGAGAAGCAGTACGCTGCCGGCAAGATTCCGGGCGGATGGCTGAAGCGTGAGGGACGCCCTTCCGACGGTGAAATCCTCTCCGCGCGGGTGATCGACCGGTCGATCCGGCCGCTCTTCCCGGAAGGGTTCAAGAACGAGGTCCAGGTCTTCGTGACCGTGATCTCCGCCGACCAGGAGAACGACGCCGATGTCCTCGGTGTCTTCGCCGCGTCGGCGGCACTGTCCCTCTCCGAAGTGCCGTGGAGCGGTCCGATTGCCGCGGTGCGAGTGGGACGGATCGAGGACAAATGGGTGCTCAACCCGACCTTCCAGCAGCTCGAATTCTCGTCACTCGACATGATCGTCAGCGGCTCGGCCGACTCGATCCTGATGGTCGAAGGCGGCGCGCTCGAGATTTCGGAAGCGCAGGTCGTCGAGGCGCTGCAGGTGGCGCAGCACGGCATTCGCGAGCTGGTGAAGCACACCACCGATCTGGTGGCGAAGAATGCCCAGCCGAAGATGCAATGGGCGCCGGTCGCGAAGGACGAAGCGCTCGTCAAGCGCGTGCGCGCACTTGCCGAGAAGTCGATGGCGAAGGCGATGAACGCCAAGGACAAGGCTGGGCGCAGCGAGGGACTCGCGACGGTCCGCAAGGACGTGGTCGCCGGGCTCGCCGAGGAATTCCCGGATCGTGCCAAGGAGATCGCGGGTGAACTCGAGGATGTCGAGTACCGGGTGATGCGCGAGCAGATCCTCACCAAGGGTGAGCGCGTTGACGGACGCGACGGCGACACGATTCGTCCGATCACCGTCGAAGCCCACGTCCTGCCGAGGCCGCACGGGTCAGCGCTCTTCACCCGGGGCGAAACCCAGGCGCTCGTGGTCACGACGCTCGGTACCGCCGACGACGAGCAGAAGCTCGACGGCATCAACGTCGCCGGGCTGCACACCAAGTCGTTCATGCTCCACTACAACTTCCCGCCGTACTCCACCGGCGAAGTGAAGCCGATGCGCGGCACGTCGCGGCGCGAAATCGGGCACGGTGCACTCGCCGAGCGCGCGCTGCAGCCGTTGCTGCCGCACTTCGAGGATTTCCCGTACACGATCCGCCTCGTCTCCGAGGTGCTCGAGTCGAACGGCTCGTCGTCGATGGCGACCGTCTGCGGCGGATCGCTGGCGCTGATGGATGCCGGCGTGCCGATCAAGTCGGCGTGCGCGGGTGTGGCGATGGGGTTGATCAAGGAAGGCGACCGGATCGCGATCCTCACCGACATCCTCGGCACCGAGGATCATCTCGGCGACATGGACTTCAAGGTCGCAGGGACCGAGAGCGGGATCACCTCGATCCAGATGGATATCAAGATCGAAGGGATGTCGCTCGACATCATGCGCGACGCGCTGGAGAAGGCGCGCAAGGGTCGCCTCCACATCCTCGGCGAGATGAACAAGGTTCTCCCGACGCACCGCGCCGAGATGTCGCCGTGGGCGCCGCGAATCATCACGATCCAGATCAAGCCGGACAAGATCGGCGACGTGATCGGACCGAAGGGGAAGACCATTCGCGGGATCCAGGACGCGTCGGGTGCCAAGGTCAACATCGACGACACCGGTCTGGTGACCATCGCGGCAGTGGGCGCCGAAGCCGGAAGCAAGGCACGCGAGATGGTGATGGCGATCGTCGCCGAGCCGATCGTGGGTACGGTCTACGAAGGTCCGGTCAAGAGCATCACCGCGTTTGGCGCGTTCATCGAGATCATGCCGGGCGTGGAAGGGCTGCTGCACATCTCGGAACTCGACCACAAGCGGGTCGAGAAGACCGAGGATGTCGTGAAGAAGGGCGATATCGTGCAGGTCAAGCTGCTCGAGGTCGACGAGCGCGGCCGGATGCGGTTGTCCCGGAAAGCGCTGATTCCCAAGCCGTGA
- the rpsO gene encoding 30S ribosomal protein S15, producing the protein MIEKQPVIEKHRQHDTDTGSTRVQIALLTARINDLTEHFRTHSKDHHGRQGLLKMVGTRRRLLNYLKSRDLSAYRSLVTELGLRN; encoded by the coding sequence ATGATCGAGAAGCAGCCCGTCATCGAGAAGCACCGCCAGCATGACACCGACACCGGGTCGACCCGGGTCCAGATTGCCCTGTTGACGGCGCGGATCAACGACCTCACCGAGCACTTCCGCACCCACTCCAAGGACCACCACGGTCGGCAGGGGTTGCTGAAGATGGTCGGCACGCGGCGCCGGCTCTTGAACTATCTCAAGAGCCGCGATCTCTCGGCCTATCGGTCACTGGTCACAGAACTCGGCCTCCGGAATTGA